One Bacteroidota bacterium genomic window carries:
- a CDS encoding NAD(P)H-dependent oxidoreductase, producing MKLAILNGSPRKLKSNSKLLMDKFIEGFTKTRTNNYSLGYLSAVAKIHEHMDQIRDSEYIIIIFPLYADSMPGRVKLFIESLENTKVFEEKKIGFVVQSGFPEAHHSIFIERYLHNLTNRFGAEYLGTVIKGGVEGIQIMPGWMTKKLFNQFYELGEIFGQKGQFDAKICEELAKPYKLSKTNLSIYKLLMKTGLNDFYWNQQLKKNEAFALRFDRPYLCEEL from the coding sequence ATGAAGCTTGCAATTTTGAACGGATCTCCGAGAAAGCTAAAGAGCAACTCGAAGCTGTTAATGGATAAATTTATTGAAGGGTTTACAAAAACCAGAACTAATAATTATAGTCTTGGATATTTGTCGGCAGTAGCCAAAATCCATGAGCATATGGATCAGATCAGGGATTCTGAATATATCATTATTATTTTCCCTTTATATGCTGACTCAATGCCCGGAAGGGTAAAGTTATTTATCGAATCGCTTGAAAATACTAAGGTTTTCGAGGAGAAAAAAATTGGATTTGTTGTTCAATCGGGATTTCCTGAGGCACACCACTCTATTTTCATTGAACGCTATCTTCACAATTTAACAAATCGATTTGGAGCTGAATATCTTGGTACTGTTATAAAAGGGGGAGTTGAAGGCATACAGATAATGCCAGGTTGGATGACAAAGAAATTATTCAATCAGTTTTACGAATTAGGAGAAATATTCGGACAAAAAGGACAGTTCGACGCCAAGATTTGTGAAGAACTTGCAAAACCTTATAAGTTGTCGAAAACCAACTTAAGTATATACAAACTTTTGATGAAAACAGGCTTAAATGATTTTTATTGGAATCAGCAACTTAAGAAGAATGAGGCCTTTGCTTTGCGTTTCGATCGCCCTTATCTCTGCGAAGAATTATAA
- a CDS encoding TonB-dependent receptor, with amino-acid sequence MIKKELLLLIFMATCVITFSQKTSVLKGKVTDKKMQVLAGVHIYLNQNQLGTITNAVGEYSLANLLTGIQTIDISYTGFAPQTIEFNTNKGLNTLNIILEESIHNLQGVVVSAQKREQQIQDVPISISAISNQTISDLNIQNLEDFSSLVPGLNIRVQSSQHPNFVIRGLTSDEVSPNAQPRVSLFFNNVPITQASGGVLEFYDMDRIEVLKGPQGSTFGRGAQIGAVHFLTKMPDNDFGGYISGGIGSYSQTDFNAAVNLPIIKNKLNTRIAAVYNKQDGYVKNTFGGTLNGKDTKGVRFSTRYLPTAKTKLDFIFNFQQDRAPGVAFMSGMYPNTNGIKDIFSYEASLDKGEELKTNKDLVNFILNFRHYFNENLFLTSITSYQTNKSFERFDGDGSAAAAIDMSGTINANQLSQEVRLNYRLGNKFNGFSGLNYFRENTDQTYWFSPNETHMVHLFFDPSYMIMPNGQPYILSALPLDPRLGPLGGMPLPAHHEEENFTSAENRAFELFSDGSMDISPRFRLSGGLRIVFDHSNVSNQASFTAGSQSTLGMLTGNYPNLFFKPSALQSTSSNFIGFTGRLVASYKLNENSNLFVSYAKGRRPNVIQYQSDGSSEILDAEIVNSFDFGYKTVINNQFIFDAAIYYYDYHNFQTNAWVADPVSGNFAYIIKDGGKATTYGLETSFQYSITEHFKLFGNYAFTHARYNKKDKDGNEQEYAENQFRLTPDHSFNLSMKYQTPLNDEILLFTTPSFSYKSHFFFEDANNEGIEQDAYAILNLSIGAKFLKPSLTFTLFSHNLLNEQYLIGAGNSGSMFGIPTFVPSQPRTFGFKVSWDF; translated from the coding sequence ATGATCAAAAAAGAATTATTGTTGCTTATTTTTATGGCAACCTGTGTAATTACATTTTCACAAAAAACATCTGTTTTAAAAGGAAAAGTAACAGATAAAAAAATGCAAGTTCTTGCAGGAGTGCACATTTATCTGAATCAAAATCAATTAGGAACTATTACGAATGCAGTTGGTGAATATTCGTTAGCCAACCTTTTAACTGGCATACAAACGATTGATATTTCGTATACAGGATTTGCTCCGCAAACAATAGAATTTAACACAAACAAGGGGTTGAACACCCTAAATATTATTTTAGAAGAAAGCATTCATAACCTTCAGGGAGTAGTTGTTTCGGCTCAAAAACGCGAACAACAAATCCAGGACGTTCCAATTAGCATCAGTGCTATAAGCAATCAAACTATTTCGGATTTAAACATTCAGAATTTGGAAGATTTTTCAAGTTTGGTTCCCGGGTTAAACATCAGGGTTCAAAGCAGTCAGCATCCCAATTTTGTTATACGTGGATTAACAAGTGATGAAGTTAGCCCAAATGCGCAGCCCAGGGTTTCTTTGTTCTTTAACAATGTACCTATAACTCAGGCGAGCGGTGGTGTATTGGAATTTTACGATATGGATCGGATTGAAGTTTTAAAAGGCCCTCAAGGATCTACATTTGGCAGAGGTGCTCAAATTGGGGCCGTTCATTTCCTTACAAAAATGCCTGACAATGATTTCGGAGGCTATATCTCGGGTGGAATTGGAAGTTACTCACAAACAGATTTCAATGCCGCCGTTAATTTACCCATCATAAAAAACAAATTGAATACCCGTATTGCAGCAGTTTACAACAAACAGGACGGATATGTTAAAAACACCTTCGGAGGAACATTGAATGGAAAGGACACAAAGGGAGTTCGATTTTCAACGAGATATTTACCAACTGCTAAAACCAAACTCGATTTTATTTTTAATTTCCAACAAGACAGAGCACCCGGAGTAGCTTTTATGAGCGGGATGTACCCAAATACCAATGGTATTAAAGATATATTCTCATATGAAGCATCTTTGGATAAAGGTGAAGAATTAAAAACCAACAAAGATTTGGTAAATTTCATTTTAAACTTCCGGCACTATTTTAACGAGAACTTATTTTTAACAAGCATCACATCTTATCAAACTAATAAATCATTTGAACGATTTGACGGCGATGGTTCGGCTGCCGCTGCAATCGACATGTCGGGCACCATTAATGCAAATCAATTAAGTCAGGAAGTAAGATTAAATTATAGGCTTGGAAACAAATTTAACGGTTTCAGCGGTTTGAACTATTTCCGTGAAAATACGGATCAAACTTATTGGTTTTCACCAAACGAAACACATATGGTTCATCTCTTCTTTGACCCAAGTTATATGATCATGCCAAACGGGCAACCCTATATTCTTTCAGCTTTGCCTTTGGATCCAAGACTTGGACCACTAGGCGGTATGCCATTACCAGCACATCACGAGGAAGAAAATTTCACTTCTGCCGAAAACAGGGCTTTTGAATTATTTTCGGATGGAAGTATGGATATCAGTCCGAGATTTAGACTGAGTGGTGGTTTAAGAATCGTTTTTGACCACTCAAATGTAAGTAACCAAGCATCGTTTACAGCCGGTTCTCAATCAACATTAGGAATGTTAACCGGAAATTATCCGAACTTATTTTTCAAACCATCTGCTTTACAATCAACTTCTTCAAATTTTATTGGATTCACCGGAAGATTAGTTGCCAGTTATAAGTTGAACGAAAATTCAAACCTTTTTGTGTCCTACGCCAAAGGCCGAAGACCGAATGTCATCCAATATCAGTCGGATGGAAGTTCTGAAATTTTGGACGCTGAAATCGTGAACAGTTTTGATTTTGGTTACAAAACAGTCATAAACAATCAATTCATTTTTGATGCTGCTATTTATTATTATGACTATCATAATTTCCAAACCAATGCCTGGGTTGCCGACCCGGTAAGCGGAAATTTTGCCTATATAATTAAGGATGGGGGAAAAGCAACTACCTATGGACTTGAAACCTCTTTCCAGTACAGCATAACTGAACATTTTAAACTTTTTGGAAATTATGCATTCACCCATGCCCGATACAATAAAAAAGATAAGGATGGAAATGAACAGGAATATGCAGAAAATCAATTCCGTTTAACCCCGGATCATAGTTTTAATTTAAGCATGAAATACCAAACTCCCTTGAATGATGAAATCCTTTTATTTACCACACCGTCTTTCTCTTATAAATCGCATTTCTTTTTTGAAGATGCAAACAATGAAGGCATAGAGCAAGATGCATACGCAATATTAAATTTATCGATTGGAGCAAAATTTTTAAAACCCTCACTAACCTTCACTTTATTCTCTCATAACTTATTAAATGAGCAATATTTAATAGGTGCCGGAAATTCAGGAAGTATGTTTGGAATTCCAACTTTTGTCCCCTCACAACCGAGAACTTTTGGATTTAAAGTAAGTTGGGATTTTTAA
- a CDS encoding ankyrin repeat domain-containing protein, producing the protein MKIAYIKFGFFLILLFWLQIMKANTADEKELIKAIKNGDDKYVFTVLKEKPDYDCEFSDGKSGLYYAIKYDQTVIAKLFLNKGADPNHVSGKYPLLLWAIKYDRNRIARLLIEFGANVNYRDRNLNTPLIFAVRYNNMPMCKLLIDRGADPTLENSSGNRATYYTSYWGNLDAKKYIADMEAKVFGSKTIPSLHDGPYIYKVKEDELNMVYFERVQSENSTRIIEKTIDFSNKDTIIKGFGRDKNTYHFQKKYSPVPYKISTDGEIFAVGDIHGNYKALINLLINNKVIDSDLKWNFGKGQLVFLGDLIDRGSMVTETLWFLHELSFEAAEAGGNLFVLLGNHETMALTGDHRYINEKYNYFTSYIVTNYFQLYAKETVLGRWLRNQNVILQINDNLFMHAGISPQFEIKKYSFTEINLALQNYLNSGKEIVDGSLEHDILSAYGPLWYRGYGYSENTAPRVPQQFVDVFLGSKGLNRMILGHNELPGISISYEGKVVSIDVRIDESGKSAQGLLISGKELYRCYSDGRKELLAK; encoded by the coding sequence ATGAAAATAGCCTACATAAAATTCGGGTTTTTCCTGATATTGCTATTTTGGCTTCAGATAATGAAAGCGAATACCGCAGATGAAAAAGAGCTGATTAAGGCAATAAAAAATGGAGATGATAAATATGTTTTTACAGTTTTAAAGGAAAAACCTGATTATGATTGTGAATTTAGCGATGGAAAATCAGGTTTATATTATGCCATTAAATACGATCAAACTGTAATTGCCAAATTATTTCTAAATAAAGGTGCAGATCCGAATCATGTAAGCGGTAAATACCCTCTACTGTTATGGGCCATTAAATATGACCGTAATCGGATTGCACGCTTATTGATTGAATTCGGGGCAAATGTTAATTATAGGGATAGGAATTTAAATACACCCTTAATATTTGCTGTTAGGTATAATAATATGCCAATGTGTAAACTTCTAATTGATAGAGGTGCCGACCCGACACTCGAAAATTCATCAGGAAATCGGGCAACTTATTATACATCATATTGGGGAAATTTAGATGCAAAGAAATATATTGCAGATATGGAGGCTAAAGTATTCGGTTCAAAAACGATACCTTCATTGCATGACGGCCCGTACATTTATAAAGTCAAAGAAGATGAATTAAATATGGTTTACTTTGAGCGGGTTCAGTCAGAAAATTCTACTCGGATCATCGAAAAAACAATAGACTTTTCGAATAAAGACACCATTATAAAAGGTTTTGGCAGGGATAAAAATACTTATCATTTTCAGAAAAAGTACAGCCCTGTTCCTTATAAAATAAGCACCGACGGTGAGATATTTGCGGTTGGTGATATTCATGGTAATTATAAGGCATTAATAAATTTATTGATCAATAATAAGGTTATAGATTCGGATTTAAAATGGAATTTCGGAAAAGGACAACTGGTATTTCTGGGCGATTTAATTGATCGTGGAAGCATGGTTACCGAAACGCTTTGGTTTTTGCATGAATTGAGTTTTGAAGCAGCAGAGGCCGGCGGAAATTTGTTCGTTCTACTCGGAAATCATGAAACGATGGCACTGACAGGTGATCACCGATATATAAATGAGAAATATAATTATTTCACAAGTTATATAGTTACAAATTATTTTCAGCTTTACGCCAAAGAAACTGTATTGGGCAGATGGTTGCGGAATCAGAATGTTATATTGCAAATCAACGATAATTTATTTATGCATGCCGGAATCTCCCCTCAATTTGAAATAAAAAAGTACAGTTTTACAGAAATAAACCTTGCACTTCAAAATTATTTGAATTCGGGCAAGGAAATAGTTGATGGAAGCCTTGAACATGATATTTTAAGTGCATACGGACCATTGTGGTACAGGGGTTATGGCTATTCCGAAAATACAGCTCCCCGAGTTCCTCAACAGTTTGTTGATGTATTTTTAGGTTCAAAAGGGTTGAATAGGATGATTTTGGGCCATAACGAACTGCCCGGGATAAGCATTTCTTATGAAGGTAAAGTAGTCTCCATTGATGTTCGCATTGATGAAAGCGGCAAATCTGCTCAAGGGCTTTTAATTTCAGGAAAAGAGCTTTACCGATGTTATTCGGATGGGAGAAAAGAACTACTTGCTAAATAA
- a CDS encoding HD domain-containing protein — MNKIDHTLIIEAENFVKNLLDDKLAREFYYHDFKHAMAVKDYVEVIAKECNLNEADINLLRIAALFHDTGFISSVENHVEQGIEIVTDFLNNHLIDKESINNITEIIMASKMPQNPKNKLSEILCDADLMYIAEDNCYEHMEAMYEEAVITHEEYSNRNLFDLETIRFFSRHTYFTDFGKRVLQPKKEAAEGLIIERMKRREARKGKKGIVINADKKISFYSRGVETLLRLTARNQINLNSIADQKSNILISVNAIIISIIITMLVRNASDISQNFYPVMILLFVCLSTIILAILSTRPNVKWGNFTKEEIKEKKVDLIFFGNFIHMEYDDYLESFKSMMESDEDLYATMIKNQYSLGIILAKKFRLLKFAYNVFMIGLCITVISFLINLFYS; from the coding sequence ATGAATAAAATTGATCATACATTAATAATTGAGGCAGAGAACTTCGTTAAAAACTTACTGGATGATAAATTAGCTCGCGAATTTTATTATCATGATTTCAAGCATGCAATGGCTGTTAAAGACTATGTTGAAGTAATCGCTAAAGAATGTAATTTAAATGAAGCTGATATAAATCTATTACGGATAGCTGCACTATTTCATGATACCGGATTTATCAGCTCAGTTGAAAACCATGTTGAGCAGGGCATCGAAATCGTAACGGATTTTTTAAACAATCATTTAATTGATAAGGAGAGTATTAATAATATCACTGAAATTATTATGGCTTCGAAGATGCCACAAAATCCAAAAAACAAACTTTCCGAAATTTTATGTGATGCCGATTTGATGTATATAGCAGAAGACAACTGTTATGAACACATGGAAGCCATGTATGAAGAAGCGGTAATCACTCATGAAGAATACAGTAATCGTAATCTTTTTGATTTGGAGACCATCCGATTTTTTTCAAGACATACTTATTTTACCGATTTCGGGAAAAGGGTACTACAACCTAAAAAAGAGGCAGCAGAAGGGTTAATTATCGAACGGATGAAGAGAAGGGAAGCAAGGAAAGGCAAGAAAGGGATTGTTATTAATGCAGATAAGAAGATAAGCTTTTATTCGAGAGGCGTTGAAACTCTTTTGCGACTTACGGCCCGAAACCAAATCAACTTAAATTCCATTGCCGATCAGAAATCAAACATATTAATTTCTGTAAATGCGATTATTATTTCCATCATCATTACCATGCTGGTGAGAAACGCTTCTGATATATCGCAAAATTTTTACCCCGTGATGATCTTGTTGTTTGTTTGCCTTTCGACCATTATTCTCGCCATCTTATCTACTCGCCCCAATGTCAAATGGGGTAATTTTACCAAAGAGGAAATAAAAGAGAAAAAAGTTGATCTGATTTTTTTTGGTAACTTTATCCATATGGAATATGACGACTATCTTGAATCATTCAAAAGCATGATGGAGAGTGACGAAGATTTATATGCCACAATGATTAAAAACCAATATTCATTAGGGATAATCCTGGCCAAAAAATTCAGATTGCTTAAGTTTGCTTATAACGTCTTTATGATCGGGCTTTGCATCACCGTGATCAGTTTTCTGATCAATCTGTTTTATTCATAA